The proteins below are encoded in one region of Oncorhynchus keta strain PuntledgeMale-10-30-2019 unplaced genomic scaffold, Oket_V2 Un_contig_29703_pilon_pilon, whole genome shotgun sequence:
- the LOC118382885 gene encoding epithelial membrane protein 2-like: protein MLVILTFILLFHVISVILLFISTINNAWWVASAPGGNVIYTDLWYSCNVTCLPVKNSASTDAVYLQAVQATMILSTILCCVGFFVFILQLFRLKQGERFVFTAIIQLLASLCVMIGASIYTAERQGFTEESLRKGGYGSSYVLAWISFPMTVISGLMYLVLRKRK, encoded by the exons atgttGGTGATTTTaaccttcatcctcctcttccacgTCATCTcagtcatcctcctcttcatcagCACCATCAACAAT GCATGGTGGGTGGCGTCTGCTCCAGGAGGCAACGTGATTTACACTGACCTGTGGTACTCCTGTAACGTAACGTGTCTCCCTGTCAAGAACAGCGCTTCCACTGACGCAG tctatctACAGGCTGTCCAGGCCACTATGATCCTGTCCACAATTCTCTGCTGCGTGGGTTTCTTTGTGTTCATCCTTCAGCTCTTCAGACTGAAACAAGGAGAGAGATTTGTCTTTACAGCCATCATCCAGCTACTGGCTA gccTGTGTGTGATGATCGGAGCGTCCATCTACACTGCAGAGAGGCAGGGTTTTACGGAGGAGTCTCTAAGGAAGGGAGGATATGGCTCATCCTACGTCCTGGCCTGGATCAGTTTCCCCATGACGGTCATCAGTGGACTCATGTATCTGGTGCTGAGGAAACGCAAATAA